TGGAAGCCCAGACCGTCGACTGCAACGACCTGGGACTGTTCTCCCTCCCCGAGAGACTGCCAGCCGACACCCAGGTGCTACTGCTCCAGACCAACAACATCGCCGGCGTCCAGAGGCCCCTGGATCACCTGGCCAACATCACGGAGATAGACCTGTCCCAGAACAACCTTTCCTCCGTGGGAGACCTGGATTTGGGACACCTCCCTCACCTGCTCTCCCTGCACATGGAGGAGAACTGGCTGGGCAGCTTACCAAACAGCTGCCTGGCACAGCTCAACAGCCTCCAGGAGCTGTACATCAACCACAACCAGCTCTCCTCCATCGCCCCTGGGGGGTTCCTGGGACTGTGGAACCTCCTCAGGCTTCACTTGAACTCCAACAGGCTGCAGGCGATCAACAGCCAGTGGTTCCAGGCCACCCCTAAGCTGGAAATCCTGACGATCGGAGAGAACCCAATTGGCAGGATCGAGGACATGAACTTTAAGCCGCTCGCAAACCTCCGCAGCCTAATGCTGGCCAGGATGAACCTGTCAAAATTACCCGACGGCGCTCTGGTCGGCCTGGATCGCTTGGAGAGCATCTCCTTTTACGACAACAGCTTCGCCAGAGTGCCCCACGCCGCCCTCAAAGAGGTCCAGAGCCTCAAGTTTTTGGACCTAAACAAGAACCCAATTCAGAGAATACAGAGGGGAGACTTTGCGGACATGCTCCACCTGAAGGAGCTGGGAATGAACAGCATGCCGGAGCTGGTGTCCATCGACAGGCTTGCCCTGAGCAACCTGCCCGAGCTGACCAAAATCGAGGCGACCAACAACCCCAAGCTGTCCTACGTGCACCCCAACGCCTTCCGCGGCCTGCGCCGGCTGGAGACGCTGATGCTGAGCGGCAACGCCCTGAGCGCCCTGCACCGGGGCACGGTGGAGGCGCTGCCCAATCTGCGGGAGGTGAGCATGCACAGCAACCCGCTGCGCTGCGACTGCGTCCTGCGCTGGATGAGCGCCGGCGGGACGCGCCTGCGCTTCATGGAGCCCGAGGCGCTGCTCTGCGCCGAGCCGCCGGAGTACCGGGGCCAGCCGGTGCGCCGGGTGCACTTCCGCGAGATGGCGGAGATCTGCCTGCCGCTGGTCTCGCCCCGGAGCCTCCCGTCCCACGTCGGCGCCCAGAACGGCGGCTCCGTCGCGCTGCACTGCCGCGCCTTCGCCGAGCCCGAGCCCGAGATCTACTGGGTCACGCCCGCGGGGGACCGGGTCCTGCCCAACGCGGTGCGGGACCACTACCACCTGCACCCGGAAGGGACCCTGCACATAGAGGGCATGACGGAGTGGGAGGCCGGCGTCTACACCTGCGTGGCGCACAACCTGGTGGGCGCCGACCTCCGGTCCGTGTCTGTGGAGGTGAACGGGTATTTCCCACCGTCGCCCAACGGCACCCTGAGCGTGGAGATCGTGGCCGTGCGACACAACTCCGTCCTGGTGTCCTGGCAGGCCTCCCAAAGCGGCCTGGCCCCCAGGATAAAATGGTCGACCGTCCCGTCCGAGAGCAACCGGCCCGCGGCGGCGTTCACGGCCAGGGTGCCCTCCGACGTGAAGGCGTACAACCTGACGCACCTGGACCCCTCCACGCGGTACGAGGTGTGCGT
The Anguilla rostrata isolate EN2019 chromosome 19, ASM1855537v3, whole genome shotgun sequence genome window above contains:
- the LOC135245788 gene encoding leucine-rich repeat neuronal protein 3-like — protein: MKDTSVAVRILAGLTMAASLTSGEKADCPQRCTCETRPWFSPGSQYMEAQTVDCNDLGLFSLPERLPADTQVLLLQTNNIAGVQRPLDHLANITEIDLSQNNLSSVGDLDLGHLPHLLSLHMEENWLGSLPNSCLAQLNSLQELYINHNQLSSIAPGGFLGLWNLLRLHLNSNRLQAINSQWFQATPKLEILTIGENPIGRIEDMNFKPLANLRSLMLARMNLSKLPDGALVGLDRLESISFYDNSFARVPHAALKEVQSLKFLDLNKNPIQRIQRGDFADMLHLKELGMNSMPELVSIDRLALSNLPELTKIEATNNPKLSYVHPNAFRGLRRLETLMLSGNALSALHRGTVEALPNLREVSMHSNPLRCDCVLRWMSAGGTRLRFMEPEALLCAEPPEYRGQPVRRVHFREMAEICLPLVSPRSLPSHVGAQNGGSVALHCRAFAEPEPEIYWVTPAGDRVLPNAVRDHYHLHPEGTLHIEGMTEWEAGVYTCVAHNLVGADLRSVSVEVNGYFPPSPNGTLSVEIVAVRHNSVLVSWQASQSGLAPRIKWSTVPSESNRPAAAFTARVPSDVKAYNLTHLDPSTRYEVCVDVRGVHRQHSVQCVNVTTAALQRPPEGQERWEDAAVIAVFAVLLGAVSVACSLVYSTLRNQHVSGDLAKAPSECSLGQGTGQNCSLTRLWVQGKDLPVAVEVKATVIHVPNNQSL